One window from the genome of Rufibacter tibetensis encodes:
- a CDS encoding WD40/YVTN/BNR-like repeat-containing protein, with translation MQNPFPHRFFRQCLPLLLGGLTLLAPLSAEAQKKPKSSTSRNKKSAQDPYPEKLYNGMTWRSIGPYRGGRSATVTGVPGKPNLYYFGSTGGGVWRTKDGGSSWENISDKYFGGSIGAVAVSEADPNVIYVGEGEKTVRGNVSSGFGMWKSEDAGLTWRHIGLKDSKHISRVRIHPKNPDLVYAAAMGNIYAPNDMRGVYRSKDGGKNWERVLFVNNEVGVVDLTIDPVNPRNLYATSWRVQRTPYSLSSGGPGSGIWKSTDGGDTWKEISRATGLPKGTLGIIGVTVSPVNNQRVWALVEAEDGGLFRSENGGESWTKVNEDRSLRQRAWYYTRLTADPQNVDGVYVLNVGHHYSTDGGKTFKSIPTPHSDHHDLWIAPEDPKRMIIADDGGAQVSFDGGENWSTPDNQPTGQFYRVVTDNAFPYRIYGAQQDNSAVRIASRTSGRSIGQHDWEETAGSESAHIAVNPKDPEIVYGGNYGGFIGRLDHKTGFERTINVWPDNPMGHGAEGMKYRFQWNFPIFFSPHNANRLYTTSNHVHVTTNEGQSWEVISPDLTRNDKTKLGPSGGPITKDNTSVEYYGTIFAAMESPAEEGVIWTGSDDGLVHVTRDAGKTWTNVTPKALPEWSMINSVDPHPTQKGVMYMAATLYKTGDFQPLLFKTTDYGKSWTKITTGIPATHFTRVVRVDPKRAGLLYAGTEYGMYVSFNDGASWKPFRLNLPMVPITDLTIKNDNLIAATQGRGFWIIDDLTLLHQLTPQLADSKSHLFKPMPTYKTLGGNFANTKFEGQNHPGGVMMHFYLPTAPDTTSKIALEILEKDGKLIRKYTYGAKEAAEKLEAKTGLNRFVWNMTYPEASRFEGMILWGGGTQGPKAIPGTYKARLTVNGQPQETEFEILQDPRSQTPLADLQAQQAFLLSVRDKLTETHDAISKIREARTQMNAVTARFQGRADMKDVLDAAKAMNKKMTEVEETLYQTKNRSGQDPLNYPIRLNNKLANLASQASVGDFRPTDQMYAFQKEVTAQIDEQLQKLNQVFATDLPALNQLIRSKNVDAIMLKEKKETK, from the coding sequence ATGCAAAACCCTTTCCCACACCGGTTCTTCCGCCAGTGCCTTCCCCTGCTGCTGGGTGGACTAACCCTTTTGGCTCCCCTCTCCGCTGAGGCTCAGAAAAAGCCGAAATCCAGTACTTCCAGAAACAAGAAATCAGCCCAGGACCCGTATCCTGAGAAATTATACAATGGCATGACATGGCGGTCCATCGGGCCGTACCGCGGCGGACGTTCCGCTACCGTGACCGGCGTACCAGGCAAACCAAATCTGTACTACTTCGGGAGCACGGGTGGCGGCGTGTGGCGCACCAAAGACGGCGGCTCAAGCTGGGAGAACATCTCTGACAAGTACTTCGGCGGCTCCATTGGTGCGGTGGCGGTGAGCGAAGCAGACCCTAACGTAATTTACGTGGGCGAAGGCGAGAAAACGGTCCGCGGCAACGTATCGTCTGGTTTCGGGATGTGGAAGTCAGAGGATGCGGGCTTGACCTGGAGACACATCGGGCTGAAAGATTCCAAGCACATTTCGCGTGTGCGCATCCACCCAAAGAATCCTGACTTGGTGTATGCGGCGGCCATGGGCAACATCTATGCGCCTAATGACATGCGCGGCGTGTACCGCTCTAAAGACGGTGGCAAGAACTGGGAACGCGTGCTGTTCGTGAACAACGAGGTGGGCGTGGTAGACCTGACCATTGACCCGGTGAATCCCAGAAACCTGTACGCCACCTCCTGGCGGGTACAGCGCACACCTTATAGCCTATCTTCCGGCGGACCTGGCTCCGGCATCTGGAAAAGCACCGACGGCGGCGACACCTGGAAAGAAATCTCCCGCGCCACCGGCTTACCCAAAGGCACCTTGGGCATCATTGGCGTGACCGTTTCGCCGGTAAACAACCAACGTGTATGGGCCTTGGTGGAAGCCGAAGACGGCGGCTTGTTCCGTTCTGAGAATGGCGGCGAGAGCTGGACCAAGGTGAACGAAGACCGCAGCCTGCGCCAGCGCGCCTGGTACTACACCCGCCTTACCGCTGATCCGCAGAACGTAGATGGCGTGTACGTGCTCAACGTAGGCCACCACTACTCCACCGACGGTGGTAAAACATTTAAGTCTATCCCTACCCCGCATTCTGACCACCACGACCTTTGGATTGCCCCCGAAGACCCTAAGCGCATGATCATCGCCGATGATGGCGGAGCGCAGGTGAGCTTTGACGGCGGTGAAAACTGGAGCACGCCAGACAACCAGCCAACTGGCCAGTTCTACCGCGTAGTGACGGATAACGCCTTCCCGTATCGCATCTATGGCGCCCAGCAGGATAACAGTGCCGTTAGAATCGCCAGTCGCACCAGTGGCCGCAGCATTGGCCAGCACGACTGGGAAGAAACCGCGGGTTCTGAAAGTGCACACATTGCGGTAAACCCTAAAGATCCTGAGATTGTGTACGGCGGAAACTACGGCGGCTTCATCGGGCGGCTAGACCATAAAACTGGTTTTGAGCGCACCATCAACGTGTGGCCAGACAACCCCATGGGCCATGGTGCCGAGGGCATGAAGTACCGCTTCCAGTGGAACTTCCCTATCTTTTTCTCACCGCACAACGCCAATAGACTTTACACCACGTCTAACCACGTGCACGTGACTACCAACGAGGGCCAAAGCTGGGAAGTCATTAGTCCGGATCTGACGCGCAACGACAAGACCAAACTAGGTCCCTCCGGTGGACCCATCACCAAAGACAACACCAGCGTGGAGTACTACGGCACCATCTTCGCGGCCATGGAATCTCCCGCGGAAGAAGGCGTGATCTGGACCGGTTCTGATGATGGTCTGGTACACGTGACCCGTGATGCAGGAAAGACATGGACCAACGTAACACCCAAAGCACTGCCCGAGTGGAGCATGATCAACAGCGTGGACCCGCACCCTACTCAAAAAGGTGTGATGTACATGGCCGCTACGCTCTACAAAACTGGTGACTTCCAGCCATTGCTTTTCAAAACAACTGATTACGGCAAAAGCTGGACTAAAATTACCACCGGCATTCCGGCTACGCACTTTACCCGCGTGGTGCGCGTAGACCCCAAGAGAGCAGGCTTGCTGTACGCTGGTACTGAGTACGGCATGTACGTGTCGTTCAACGATGGTGCTTCCTGGAAGCCGTTCCGCCTGAACCTGCCAATGGTGCCCATCACCGATTTGACCATCAAAAACGACAACCTCATTGCCGCTACCCAAGGCCGAGGCTTCTGGATCATTGATGACTTAACGCTGCTGCACCAACTCACCCCGCAGTTAGCCGATAGCAAGTCGCATCTGTTCAAACCCATGCCTACTTACAAAACTTTGGGCGGCAACTTCGCGAACACCAAGTTTGAAGGCCAGAACCACCCGGGTGGCGTAATGATGCACTTTTACCTGCCTACTGCGCCAGACACCACCTCTAAAATAGCACTGGAGATTCTGGAGAAAGACGGCAAGCTGATCAGAAAATACACCTACGGCGCTAAAGAAGCGGCCGAGAAATTGGAGGCGAAAACCGGCCTGAACCGTTTTGTGTGGAACATGACGTACCCCGAGGCTTCCCGCTTTGAGGGCATGATCTTGTGGGGCGGTGGTACGCAAGGACCTAAAGCAATTCCTGGCACCTACAAAGCCCGCCTCACGGTGAACGGACAGCCGCAGGAAACTGAATTCGAGATTCTACAGGACCCACGTAGCCAAACGCCGCTGGCAGATTTGCAGGCGCAACAGGCCTTCCTGCTTTCGGTGCGGGACAAACTCACCGAGACGCACGATGCCATTAGCAAAATACGCGAAGCCCGCACCCAGATGAATGCCGTTACCGCCCGCTTCCAAGGACGTGCCGATATGAAAGACGTGCTGGATGCCGCCAAGGCCATGAACAAGAAGATGACCGAAGTAGAGGAAACGCTGTACCAAACCAAAAACCGCAGCGGCCAGGATCCTTTGAACTACCCCATCCGGTTAAACAACAAACTAGCGAATTTGGCGTCTCAGGCGTCCGTGGGTGATTTCCGGCCTACCGACCAGATGTATGCGTTCCAAAAGGAAGTGACGGCTCAAATAGACGAACAATTGCAGAAACTGAACCAGGTATTTGCGACGGATCTGCCAGCTCTGAACCAGCTTATCCGGAGCAAGAACGTGGACGCCATCATGCTCAAAGAGAAGAAAGAGACCAAGTAA
- the arsM gene encoding arsenosugar biosynthesis arsenite methyltransferase ArsM: MSYLTTTQDLYRNAALTPDIGLCCTTTPIWQLPGLSIPKRMQEMNYGCGSTVHPRDLVNNPSILYVGVGGGMELLQFSYFNRQPGGIIGVDVVHEMLQASEENFKLAEAENPWFQADFVDLRQGDALSLPVESETIDVAAQNCLFNIFKQEDLKQALSEMYRVLKPYGRLVLSDPICDGGMPENLKEDERLRALCLSGALPLQEYIKALTDVGFGTIEIRARRPYRVLSPAQYATQELIYIESVEVCAIKDPMPADGPCVFTGKTAIYFGEQEYFDDQKGHVLMNNQPLAVCDKTAAALGALGMEDILVSNSTFFYDGGGCC, encoded by the coding sequence ATGTCCTACCTGACCACTACGCAAGACTTATATCGCAATGCAGCGCTTACACCAGATATTGGCCTCTGCTGCACCACCACACCCATCTGGCAACTGCCCGGCCTTTCTATTCCAAAGCGAATGCAGGAAATGAACTACGGATGTGGTAGTACGGTGCACCCACGAGACTTAGTGAACAACCCTTCTATTTTGTATGTGGGTGTAGGCGGCGGCATGGAGTTGCTGCAGTTCTCGTACTTTAACCGTCAACCCGGCGGCATCATTGGGGTAGATGTGGTGCATGAGATGCTGCAAGCAAGTGAGGAAAACTTTAAGTTAGCGGAGGCTGAAAACCCATGGTTCCAGGCAGATTTCGTTGATTTGCGCCAGGGTGATGCCTTGAGTTTGCCGGTGGAGAGCGAAACCATAGACGTGGCGGCGCAAAACTGCCTTTTCAACATCTTCAAGCAAGAAGACCTGAAGCAGGCCCTAAGTGAAATGTACCGCGTGCTGAAACCGTACGGACGCCTAGTGCTCTCTGACCCCATCTGCGACGGCGGTATGCCTGAAAACCTGAAGGAAGACGAGCGCCTGCGAGCTCTGTGTTTAAGTGGCGCCTTACCGCTGCAGGAGTACATAAAAGCACTAACCGATGTAGGCTTTGGAACGATTGAGATACGTGCCAGAAGGCCTTACCGCGTGTTGTCTCCTGCGCAATACGCCACCCAGGAGTTGATTTATATAGAAAGCGTGGAAGTGTGTGCCATCAAAGATCCTATGCCCGCCGATGGACCATGTGTCTTCACCGGTAAAACAGCCATTTATTTTGGCGAACAGGAGTACTTTGATGACCAGAAAGGCCACGTACTCATGAACAATCAGCCTTTGGCGGTGTGTGATAAAACTGCTGCTGCTCTGGGTGCTTTAGGGATGGAAGATATCCTGGTTTCTAATTCTACCTTCTTCTATGACGGCGGCGGGTGCTGCTAA
- a CDS encoding RDD family protein, producing the protein MENTTTQDSFFSDIYETSHQAVYAGFWIRFAAVIIDNFVLMIPNWILQYLFLGNFTASDFTPDNPAAILSAMSGSITISSVLGILYKSIMESSSWQATLGKRALNLKVTDEQGNRISFVRSLGRSFATILSTMVLFIGYIMAAFSSRKQALHDKIASTLVVKTH; encoded by the coding sequence ATGGAAAACACTACTACTCAAGATTCTTTTTTCTCTGACATCTACGAAACCTCGCACCAAGCGGTATATGCCGGCTTCTGGATCAGGTTTGCGGCGGTCATCATTGATAACTTTGTACTGATGATTCCGAACTGGATTCTTCAATACCTTTTTCTTGGCAACTTTACGGCAAGCGACTTTACTCCAGACAACCCGGCTGCAATTCTCTCCGCAATGTCTGGCTCTATCACCATTTCTTCCGTACTGGGAATTCTTTACAAATCCATTATGGAAAGCTCTTCCTGGCAGGCCACTTTAGGAAAAAGAGCCTTGAATCTAAAAGTAACGGATGAGCAGGGAAACCGTATTTCCTTCGTGAGGTCCCTGGGTAGATCCTTCGCTACTATACTATCCACCATGGTGCTGTTCATCGGCTACATCATGGCGGCTTTCTCTTCTCGCAAGCAAGCCTTGCACGACAAAATCGCCAGCACCCTGGTGGTAAAAACCCACTAA
- the rlmN gene encoding 23S rRNA (adenine(2503)-C(2))-methyltransferase RlmN — MSTTLIPDIEILNRQDIRKLSLDQLKAWMTEHGEKPFRAKQVYEWVWKLTATSFAEMNNISLPLREKLERSFTINSVEVNTSQLSSDYTIKSTFRLYDGNIVEGVLIPHPKRMTACVSSQVGCSLTCSFCATGKMDRIRNLNADEIYDQVVRIKEQTENNYNRPLTNIVYMGMGEPLLNYANVMKSIERITAPDGLNMAARRITVSTAGIAKMIKKMADDGIKANLALSLHAANDTKRNEIMPINETNSLEALKEALVYYHQKTGRKVTYEYILLSHFNDNLEDAQELLQFSKIIPCKVNIIEYNPIEGGQFKKSSDDRLEPFMRYLVDRGVQVNVRRSRGKDIDAACGQLAIKDKKGTEA, encoded by the coding sequence ATGAGTACCACATTGATCCCAGATATCGAGATTCTGAACCGGCAGGACATCCGGAAACTGTCTTTGGACCAGCTCAAGGCCTGGATGACGGAGCACGGCGAAAAGCCTTTCCGCGCCAAGCAAGTCTACGAGTGGGTCTGGAAACTGACGGCTACCTCGTTCGCGGAGATGAACAACATCAGTCTGCCGCTACGGGAGAAATTGGAGCGTTCTTTCACCATCAACAGCGTGGAAGTGAACACCAGTCAGCTGAGTTCAGATTATACCATAAAATCCACGTTCCGTCTTTATGACGGAAATATAGTAGAGGGTGTGCTGATTCCCCATCCTAAACGCATGACTGCTTGCGTGAGTAGCCAGGTAGGTTGCTCGTTGACCTGTTCTTTCTGTGCCACCGGTAAAATGGACCGCATCAGAAACCTGAACGCCGATGAGATCTATGACCAGGTGGTGCGCATTAAGGAACAGACCGAGAACAACTACAACCGTCCGTTGACTAACATCGTGTACATGGGCATGGGCGAGCCGCTCCTGAACTATGCCAACGTGATGAAGTCTATTGAGCGCATCACCGCGCCCGATGGCCTGAATATGGCCGCGCGTCGCATCACGGTGAGTACCGCGGGTATTGCCAAGATGATCAAGAAAATGGCCGATGACGGCATCAAAGCCAATCTGGCCTTGAGCTTGCACGCTGCTAATGATACCAAACGCAATGAGATTATGCCCATCAACGAGACCAACTCATTGGAGGCGTTGAAAGAAGCGTTAGTGTACTATCACCAGAAAACCGGCCGCAAGGTGACTTATGAGTACATCCTGCTGAGTCACTTCAATGATAACTTGGAGGATGCACAGGAATTGCTGCAGTTCTCCAAAATCATCCCATGTAAAGTGAACATTATTGAATACAACCCAATTGAGGGAGGTCAGTTCAAGAAGTCAAGCGATGACCGTCTGGAACCGTTCATGCGTTACCTGGTAGACAGGGGTGTACAGGTGAACGTGCGCCGCAGCCGCGGGAAAGACATTGACGCCGCTTGCGGACAGTTGGCCATCAAGGATAAAAAAGGAACAGAAGCATAA
- a CDS encoding thioesterase family protein has translation MARIKIDLPASFSFQTELSIRITDLNYGGHLGNDALLSLLHEARVRFLKEHGYSELDFAGAGLIMSDVGIVYKGEGFYGDVLTVQVQATEFSKYGFDLVYRLSIQNGKEIAHAKTGMLCFDYQLRKLKTIPPEALERLETKA, from the coding sequence ATGGCCCGCATCAAAATAGATCTCCCCGCTAGTTTCTCTTTTCAAACCGAATTGTCCATCCGGATCACGGATTTGAATTATGGCGGCCACCTGGGCAATGATGCCTTGCTGAGCTTGCTGCACGAAGCGCGGGTTCGGTTCCTGAAAGAACACGGCTATTCTGAACTGGATTTTGCCGGGGCCGGGCTCATCATGTCAGACGTGGGCATTGTGTACAAAGGCGAAGGTTTCTACGGCGATGTGCTTACGGTGCAGGTGCAAGCCACGGAGTTCAGCAAGTACGGCTTTGACCTGGTTTACCGGTTGTCTATCCAAAACGGCAAGGAAATAGCCCATGCCAAAACGGGTATGCTGTGCTTTGATTACCAACTGCGGAAGCTGAAAACTATTCCGCCGGAAGCACTGGAGCGGCTGGAAACTAAAGCGTAA
- the mscL gene encoding large-conductance mechanosensitive channel protein MscL encodes MLKEFKEFAMRGNVIDLAVGVVIGAAFGKIVTSLVEDIIMPPLGLLVGGNHFSDLKVVLRESVMGSDGKVSDVTLNYGAFLQNVVDFLIVALAIFAVVKLINKLKRKKAASPNVPPAPTKEEVLLTEIRDALRSKPL; translated from the coding sequence ATGTTAAAAGAATTCAAAGAGTTTGCCATGCGTGGCAACGTCATTGATTTAGCAGTAGGGGTGGTCATTGGGGCAGCGTTCGGGAAGATTGTTACCTCTCTGGTAGAAGACATCATCATGCCGCCCTTGGGCCTTCTGGTAGGCGGCAATCATTTCAGCGACCTTAAAGTTGTTTTACGGGAAAGCGTTATGGGTTCTGATGGCAAAGTGTCTGATGTCACGTTAAACTACGGGGCCTTTCTGCAGAACGTCGTGGACTTTCTTATCGTTGCGCTAGCCATTTTTGCAGTAGTGAAACTCATCAACAAACTGAAGCGCAAAAAGGCGGCCTCACCTAACGTTCCGCCGGCGCCAACCAAAGAAGAAGTATTACTTACTGAAATCAGGGACGCTTTACGCAGCAAACCTCTGTAA
- the cysS gene encoding cysteine--tRNA ligase: MNHPLSLYNTLTRTKEQFEPLHSPFVGLYVCGPTVYGDAHLGHSRAGVVFDVLSRYLRYLGYKVRYVRNITDVGHLQNDADSGEDKIQKFAKAHQLEPMEVVHHFTNRYHEDLAQLNVISPDIEPRASGHIIEQIQMIEEILENGLAYESNGSVYFDVPAYNQQHKYGKLSGRVIEDLMNNTREDLEGQEEKRSPLDFALWKKASPTHIMRWPSPWSEGFPGWHLECSAMSRKYLGTQFDIHGGGLDLMFPHHECEIAQSQASHNHTDAARYWVHNNMITMNGKKMGKSLGNFISLRELFTGEHELLEQAYTPMTVRFFVLQAHYRSTLDFSNEALQAARKGYLKVMNGLRILDQLQYPTGTDAVDAKAEEEIKKLTAELFVPLNDDLNTAKSIASLFNLLKKINSMHTGGFKLETISQETFEEMRTQYRALVLDVLGLKIEQTADAQSLLNVVLGFYKEAKETKDYGKVDVIRAQLKGQGIVIKDMKTGIDWAYEE; this comes from the coding sequence ATGAACCACCCATTATCCTTATATAATACCCTCACCCGCACCAAAGAGCAGTTTGAACCTTTGCACAGCCCGTTTGTAGGTTTGTATGTCTGCGGACCTACCGTGTACGGCGATGCCCACTTGGGCCACTCACGGGCGGGCGTGGTATTTGACGTGTTGTCCCGGTACTTAAGATACCTTGGCTATAAAGTGCGCTACGTGCGCAACATTACCGACGTAGGCCACTTACAGAACGATGCTGATTCTGGCGAAGACAAGATCCAGAAGTTCGCGAAAGCTCACCAGCTGGAGCCCATGGAGGTGGTGCACCATTTCACCAACCGCTACCATGAGGACCTGGCGCAACTGAACGTGATTTCCCCAGACATTGAGCCTCGGGCTTCGGGGCACATCATTGAGCAGATCCAGATGATCGAGGAGATTCTGGAGAACGGCTTGGCGTATGAGTCTAACGGATCGGTGTATTTTGATGTGCCGGCATACAACCAGCAGCACAAATACGGCAAGCTCTCAGGTCGCGTCATTGAGGACCTGATGAACAACACACGCGAAGACCTGGAAGGGCAGGAGGAGAAGCGGTCGCCGCTGGACTTTGCCTTGTGGAAGAAAGCTTCGCCTACGCACATCATGCGCTGGCCATCGCCGTGGTCAGAAGGGTTCCCGGGCTGGCACCTGGAGTGCTCGGCCATGAGCCGGAAGTACCTGGGTACGCAGTTCGACATACATGGCGGTGGACTGGATTTGATGTTCCCGCACCACGAGTGCGAGATCGCGCAGAGCCAGGCTAGCCACAACCACACTGATGCCGCGCGTTATTGGGTGCACAACAACATGATCACCATGAACGGCAAGAAGATGGGTAAATCGCTGGGCAATTTTATCTCCCTCAGAGAGTTATTCACCGGAGAGCATGAGCTGTTGGAGCAGGCTTATACACCTATGACCGTTCGGTTCTTTGTGCTGCAGGCGCACTACCGCAGTACTCTGGACTTCAGCAACGAAGCCTTGCAGGCAGCTCGCAAAGGCTATCTGAAAGTAATGAACGGCCTGCGTATTCTGGATCAACTGCAATACCCAACCGGTACTGATGCGGTAGATGCCAAAGCTGAAGAGGAAATCAAGAAGCTGACGGCTGAGCTGTTTGTGCCTTTGAACGATGACCTGAATACCGCCAAATCTATTGCGTCATTGTTTAACCTGCTCAAGAAGATCAACAGCATGCACACGGGAGGTTTCAAACTGGAGACCATCTCCCAGGAAACATTTGAGGAAATGCGCACGCAGTACCGTGCTTTGGTGCTGGATGTGTTAGGCCTGAAAATAGAGCAAACCGCCGATGCCCAGTCACTCCTAAACGTGGTGCTAGGTTTCTACAAAGAAGCCAAAGAAACCAAAGATTACGGCAAGGTAGATGTAATCAGAGCACAGCTCAAAGGGCAGGGCATCGTGATCAAAGACATGAAAACCGGTATAGACTGGGCTTATGAAGAATAA
- a CDS encoding S66 peptidase family protein produces the protein MTLPALQKGDAVGIVCLARKVSLEDIKDGIRLLEAWGLRVVLGQSIGAEDGYLGGPDELRRSDFQQMLDNPDIKAIFSARGGYGTTRILDQLDFSILQKNPKWVIGFSDVTALLCHLHTLGIESVHGTMPLLMGKPDTTEADESLRQILFHAPQRYSVAANPSNVPGTATGQVIGGNLILLNNIIGTASDVDYSGKILFLEDVGEYYYNVDRVLVHLRRLGRLQKLAGLIVGQFSDMNDTAVPFGKDVPQIILEHCGSYGHPICFDFPVGHVTRNLALVVGREATLQVNETGTTLHYENASF, from the coding sequence GTGACCTTACCCGCCCTACAGAAAGGAGATGCCGTTGGCATTGTTTGTTTAGCCCGCAAAGTTAGTCTGGAAGATATCAAGGACGGCATACGTTTGCTGGAAGCCTGGGGGCTGCGCGTGGTATTAGGGCAGAGCATTGGTGCGGAAGACGGCTACTTGGGCGGGCCAGATGAACTGCGGAGATCCGATTTTCAGCAGATGCTGGACAATCCTGACATCAAGGCGATATTCTCCGCCCGGGGCGGCTACGGTACCACTCGAATCTTAGATCAACTTGACTTCAGTATCCTTCAGAAAAACCCTAAGTGGGTGATTGGCTTCAGTGATGTAACGGCCCTGCTCTGCCACCTGCACACACTAGGCATAGAAAGCGTGCACGGTACCATGCCGCTGCTCATGGGCAAACCCGACACTACCGAAGCCGATGAATCGCTGCGCCAAATCTTGTTTCATGCCCCACAACGGTATTCTGTTGCTGCCAATCCTTCCAACGTGCCAGGCACCGCTACTGGTCAAGTTATAGGCGGTAATCTCATTCTGTTGAACAACATCATAGGAACCGCCTCAGATGTTGATTACAGCGGAAAGATTCTGTTCCTGGAGGATGTGGGGGAGTATTACTACAACGTAGACCGGGTACTGGTGCACCTCCGCCGTTTAGGAAGACTACAGAAATTAGCGGGGCTGATAGTAGGCCAGTTCTCGGACATGAATGACACGGCCGTCCCGTTCGGGAAAGATGTACCGCAGATTATTTTGGAACACTGCGGAAGTTACGGCCACCCCATCTGTTTTGATTTTCCGGTAGGGCACGTGACCCGCAACCTGGCACTGGTAGTAGGCCGTGAGGCAACGCTACAGGTAAACGAGACCGGAACGACTTTACATTACGAAAACGCCTCTTTCTAA
- a CDS encoding M28 family peptidase — translation MKNNMKVLALGLLLAAGLPACEKKTNTETATAEQPTAATAAVNVPAFNADSAYQFVAKQVSFGPRVPNTPAHRACGDYLISKLEGYGGTLQVQSFTANAYDGTALSLRNIMAQFNPKASKRILLAAHWDTRHVADKDPQNPTKPMDGANDGASGVGVLLEIARQLQANPLQRNVGVDIMLFDGEDYGQPDNAGEYKEDTWCLGSQYWAKNLMPKGYTANYGILLDMVGAKGSRFAREETSRAYAGDVVEKVWRTANQIGYSNYFPFQDSPGITDDHTYVIQHTNIRMADIIAYDPNSPDGFFGPYHHRQTDNMDIIDRNTLKAVGQTVLHVVMTEQ, via the coding sequence ATGAAGAATAACATGAAAGTTCTGGCTCTAGGCCTGCTGCTGGCTGCCGGCCTTCCTGCCTGCGAAAAAAAGACGAACACTGAGACCGCTACGGCTGAGCAACCAACTGCGGCTACGGCGGCAGTGAATGTTCCGGCGTTCAACGCAGACTCGGCGTACCAGTTTGTCGCAAAGCAGGTTTCTTTTGGCCCCCGGGTACCTAATACCCCTGCGCATCGGGCCTGTGGCGATTACCTTATTAGCAAGCTGGAAGGATACGGCGGCACCTTGCAGGTGCAAAGCTTTACGGCCAACGCGTATGATGGCACTGCCTTGAGCCTGCGCAATATCATGGCGCAGTTCAACCCAAAGGCGAGCAAGCGCATTTTGCTGGCTGCGCACTGGGATACCCGCCACGTAGCCGATAAAGATCCGCAAAACCCCACCAAACCCATGGATGGTGCTAATGACGGTGCCAGTGGGGTAGGTGTGTTACTGGAGATAGCGCGTCAATTGCAGGCTAATCCGTTGCAGAGAAATGTGGGAGTAGACATCATGCTATTTGACGGCGAAGACTACGGCCAACCAGACAATGCCGGTGAATACAAGGAAGATACCTGGTGCCTGGGTTCCCAATATTGGGCGAAGAACCTAATGCCGAAAGGCTACACCGCCAACTACGGCATTCTGCTGGACATGGTAGGAGCAAAGGGTTCAAGATTCGCACGGGAAGAAACCAGCCGCGCTTACGCTGGTGACGTGGTGGAGAAAGTATGGCGTACCGCCAACCAGATTGGCTACTCTAACTATTTTCCGTTCCAAGATAGCCCCGGCATTACAGATGACCATACTTACGTCATTCAGCATACCAACATCCGGATGGCCGATATCATTGCGTATGATCCTAACAGCCCCGATGGCTTCTTTGGGCCGTATCATCACCGGCAAACAGACAACATGGACATCATTGACCGGAATACTTTGAAAGCAGTAGGGCAGACGGTCCTGCATGTGGTCATGACAGAACAGTAA